Genomic DNA from Haloplanus aerogenes:
GATTCCTGCCGGACTCCGGACAATCCGGCGGGATTGGGTCCGTGGGCGATTTCGTTCAGCATTACGGGACGATTCGAGGGAGGCCGGCCCGACGCACTAACGGCGAGTATTCAGGGCCCCTTCATTCACGACTCGGGCGTGTTCGTCACCGAGCCGCTGTGAGGCTTGTGGATTGATGGACGAATCACTGTTTGCTGGCAGTTTATCCGTGGCAACGGGACGAGGAGGCTGATCAGACGTGGCCTCCAGATAACCGATGACTCATTCCACCAACCAGACGAATCTCTCTAACCGATCATCACGGCCCGGACACGCGTCCCGACAGATCGGTTCGCGAGCAGGACGCGCTCCTGAGAACATCGTTACCCCACGCATCCGAGTAATTCGCTTTTATGGGGTAACGTTAGTCGAACGGAGCGAGCCAATTGAGTTTCTTGAGCGGTACACGTGAGCAGAACGGATGTCGACGGAATTCTCGAGGAACTCCCGCCGGAAACGCTCCTCGAGACTGACCACTTACGACTCATCCGCGCCGGCGTCGCCTGTATGCACGACATCGAGACTGTTCGGGCGTATGTTGCTCACGAGAACCAGCATCGACGTCGGCGTTGGGTACTCCGAATGCTTGCCGATCGTGCTGCGTCGCTTCGGGAACCCGCCCCAGAGAACCACTCATCGTAGGGCCAGACTCATAGTCCATACTGACGAATTGCTATCACATATCAGAAGGTGACGACTGATGGGAGCACATCCACCCAGTGGCGGCGACCGTGATTTCGTGACGATCTTCAAGACCGGCTCGGTCGACCGAGACGACTATCCAGAGTTGACTGAGAATCTGCTCGAAGGGCGGACGCAACTCGCCTCGGAGACTGGATACTTGATGAAATTCGGCGATGTCTCACACCGAGGCCTGACTCCCTTCGATGTCGCGTCACTCCACGACGTTCCTGCGTATCCGCTTCCGGAGACTGCGCTGGAGGCACTCCCGGCCCACGTTCGTGCCGACCTAGAGCGCGACGGCGCCGTCCAGATGTTCGCTGTCTACGATCGGGACCAGCACCGGTTCGAAGACGTCGCCCTCGCCTGGGAGGAGCAGGACTTTCTTGAACGGATCGCCGAACTGGTGGCTGGCGATTGCTCGCTCCATGAAGCGGTCGACTGGACCGTCGTCGAAGAAGCCGACCGCTACACGGGTGCACAGTGGGCTGATATCAGAGGCGTCACCGAGGACGCCGTCCGCTCGAACGTCAATTCTGCCCGAGAGAAGTTGCTTGCCGAAGAAGATCGCGAATCGAGTGGAGAATCGCCCTAGGTTGATTTTCGCTTGCCGATTCCCATCGATATCGACAGCGCGGCGTCCGAAACCACTAGTCTGCCGGTCGCGTCTGCCCCGGCGCCGAGATGCCCGGGAGACTCGGAACGGAGAGGTCGATCCGCCGAAGCAACTGCGCGTTGATCGCGACGATCACCGTACTCAGAGACATCAGAAGCGCACCGATAGCAGGCGACAGCAGAATCCCGATCGGTGCCAACACGCCCGCTGCAAGCGGAATCGCGAAGACGTTGTACCCGGCCGCCCAGACGATGTTCTCCTGCATCTTGCGGTAGCTGGCTGTGCTCAGTTTCACGAGTCGAACGACGTCCATCGGGTTGTTCTGTACGAGGATGACATCAGCCGATTGGACGGTCACGTCCGTCCCGCTGCCGATGGCGATGCCGACGTCAGCCCGGGTCAACGCCGGCGCATCGTTCACGCCGTCGCCGACCATCCCCACCAGCTTCCCCTGATCTTGGAGCTCCTAGACTTTCTCGTCTTTGTCTTCGGGGAGAACCTCTGCGAACACCGTATCGATGCCGAGTTCGTCGGCGACGGCGTCGGCGACGTCCTGGGAGTCCCCAGTCAGCATCGCCACCTCGATCCCCAGTTCGTGGAGGGCGTCGATGACGCGGAAACTCTCCTCGCGGATCACTCGGCCATCGCGAAGGCGGCGATCAACTCCCCGTCGCGAACGAGGTACACCACCGTCTGTGCGTTCTGGCCGGCTTCGTCAGCGAAGCGCTGGAGGTAATCGGGAATCTTGCTGTCGAGTTGGGTCAATAGGTTCGGCCCGCCGACGTACACCTCGTTGCCGTCGACGTTCGCGCGGACTCCTCGCCCTTTGATTGCCTCGAAACTGGACGCATCAGGTGCGCTAAGATCACGCTCGTCAGCTGCTTCGCGGATGGCTCGCGCGATCATGTGCTCGGAATCGCTCTCGACGGCTGCCGCCAGTGTGAGCGCGTCATCCTCGTCGACGCCATCGACGGTCGCCATATCGACGACGCCGTGCTCACCTTCGGTGAGCGTCCCCGTCTTGTCGAAGATGATCGCGTCCAGATTCCGTGCGTCCTCCATCGCGATGCGATCGCGCACGAGCATCCCGTTCCGAGCCGCGAGCGACGTGTTGATCGCGACGACGAGGGGGATGGCGAGTCCAAGGGCGTGTGGGCAGGCGATGACGAGCACCGTGACGACGCGCTCGATGACGGTCGCGTCGAACGAAACCGCGAGCGTCCACGCGATGGCTGTCACGACTGCCGCTCCGAGGGCGACGTAGAACAGCCAGCCAGCCGCGCGGTCGGCCAGCACCTGGGTCTTCGACTTGCTCTGCTGGGCTTCTTCGACGAGCCGCATGATGCCCGCGAGCGTCGTCTCCTCGCCCGTCGCGCCGACGCGGACACGGAGACTGCCGTCGCCGTTGATGGTGCCGCCGATGACCTCGTTGCCGGGCTCCTTCGAGACGGGCTTGGACTCACCCGTGATCATCGCCTCGTTGACATCCGAATCGCCCTTCTCGACGACGCCGTCAGCGGGCACGCTTGCGCCCGGTCGGACGAGTACGAGATCGCCCTCGGAGAGCTCACTAACAGGGACCTCCTCGGTCTCTCCATCGTCAGTGATTCGCTCGGCAGTATCCGGCATCAGTTTCGCCAGTTCGTCGACCGCGCTCGAGGCACGGCGCACGGACCGCATCTCGATCCAGTGGCCGAGCAGCATGATGTCGATCAGCGTGACGAGCTCCCAGAAGAACGCCGACTGCGTGGGGAAGACCACGCTCGCGAGGCTGTAGACGAATGCGACGCTGATCGCCATCGAGATCAGCGTCATCATCCCCGGCGCCCGGTCTTTCAGTTCCGGCACCGCCATCTGGAAGAACGGGATTCCACCATACGCGAACACGACGACTGCGAAGACGGGGTTTATCCACTCGCTTCCCGGGAACGCGGGGACGGAGAATCCGAGCCACTCCTGCAGCATTTCGCTGTACAGGAGGACGGGAATCGATAGGAGCGTGGAGACGAAGAAGCGCCGGCGGAACATCTGCTCGTGGCCTTCGTGCATGCCACCGTGGCCGTCGTGCTGGTGGGAGTCGTGGTCACCAGCGCTCTCCCCGTCAGCGGAATCGGTCTCAGTACTGTGGTCGTAGGGATCGTGTGTGTCCGCCGAGTGGTTTGGAGAGGTATCGGAATCCATCGTGGGCACCTCGGAGCAACTTATTCTCTCTACCTACTCGGTCGAGCGTGAAATATCCCGTCGCCACCCCGGGGCAGGCCGAGACGCTCGATTAACAGCACTCGCTGTCTCCGGGGGTCAATTCACACGCGTCGCCCGCCGTAAGGCTGCTTTCGTCGATGTACACCGAATGACAGGCGTAGTTGCAGAAGTACACGGGCGAGCCACAGTCCGCCTCACAGTCGCGGACACAGATGGGGTCGTGAGCGAAGATACGTGACCACGATATTCGCACTCCAGCGAACACGGACGCGTGGGTACGCACTCCTCGGATTCGGGCTCCTTGCGCTTCCCCCTCGGATCACCAGCAGCGTACGAGGGCTCCCGCCGGATAGCATGAACTTGGGCAGGAAAATCCCGGTCGACGACACCTTCGGAGTAATGTAGCTGAGCCCTGCCTCATCTAGCCGCGGAATCCGAGCAATCGGAGTCCGTTCAGTGAAACGAGGACCGTCGATCCTTCGTGGCCGACCACGGCAAGGGGGAGCGGGATCCCTCTGAGCAGGATCGTGCCGACCATGAGCGCGATCGCACCGAACGCGATGGCGAGATTGACGGTGAGCGTCCGGCGGGTCTTGCGTCCGAGACCGAAGACGTAGGGAATCTTGCTGAGATCGTCACCCATCAATACCACGTCGGCAGTATCGAGCGCGACGTCGGTCCCGGCGCCGCCCATCGCAATCCCGAGCGTCGCGGTCGCCAGCGCCGGCGCGTCGTTGACGCCGTCACCCACCATCGCCACGTTCTCGTATCGATCGACCAGCGCTTCGATGGTCGCCACCTTCTCCTCCGGCAGCAGTTCCGCCTGCACCTCGTCGATACCGACCTCGTCGGCGATCTGCTGGGCGACGCGTTCGTTGTCGCCGGTCAGCATGACGATGTGCTCCACGCCGAGCGAGCGGAGGTCCTCGATCATCTCGGCAGCGCCGGGGCGGATCGTGTCTGTGAACGCAAGCCACCCCAACACGGTGACTCCGTCGCGCTCCTCCCGGGCGACGAGGACGCTCGTTTTTCCCTCCGCCTCTAGCGTTTGAAGCCGATCGAGGCCAGGTTCGAGCCCCTCGATCGCTGCCTCTTCGAGGACAGTCCCGAAGTAACTTCGATTCCCGATGTGGATAGTTCTGTCTTCGACATCAGCCCGGACTCCTTTCCCAGCGACTGACTGAAATCGCTGTGCGTCGGGGACATCAAGTGATCGTTCTTTCGCTGCCGCCACAATTGCACGAGCTAGGTGATGCTCTGATCGGGCCTGTACAGCGGCCGCGAGCGAGAGCAGTCCATCGTCGGTCAATGACCTGTCTGCCGTGCCGTCACGGACGTACACGTCCGTCAACTGCGTATCGCCCTGCGTGAGTGTGCCCGTCTTGTCGAACGCGACTGCGTCGATGTTCGCGGCCGTCTCGACGTGTTCGCCGCCCTTGAACAGGACGCCCTGCCTCCCCCCAGAGGCGATCGCCGACAGCACCGCCGCCGGCGTCGAGATGATGACGGCGCACGGTGAGGCGGCGACCATCAGGGTCATCGCGCGGTAGAACGTGCGGGTGAACTCGCTCCCGAGCGCGAGCGGAACGGCGATCGCTGCGATCGTGAGCCCGAACACGCCGAGGACGTACGGTTGTTCGAGGCGGTCGATGAGCCGCTGTGTCGGGGCTTTCTCGCTCTGGGCCCGTTCGACCATGTGGATGAGGCGACTGATCGCCGACTCGTGGGCCTGTCGCGTGACCTCGATTTCGAGGCTCCCACTCTCGTTGATCGTCCCGCCGAACACCTCGTCGCCGGGTTCCTTCGGCACGGGGACGGATTCGCCGGTGAGCGAGGCCTGATCGACCGTCCCCTCGCCGGACGCAACGACGCCGTCGAGCGGAATCCTGTCGCCGGGGCGGACGACGAACACGTCACCGACGTCGACGTCGTCGATGGGCACGGTGACCTCCTCACCGTCGCGGAGGACCTGTGCCTCGTCCGGCCGCATTTCGACGAGCGACTTGATTGCCCGGCGTGAGCGCCCGATTGCGTAGTGCTGGAGGGTGTTCGACAGTGAAAACAGGAAGAGGAGCATCGCGCCCTCGAACGGGGCACCGATCGAGAGGGCGCCGACCGCGGCGACGATCATCAACAGGTCGATGTCGACCGCACGGTGCCGGAGCGTCTCGATTGCGCCTTTGAGCCCGTACCACCCGCCAAAGACGTATGCGACGCCGTACCCGGCCCACATGAGAATCTGTGATCCCTCGAGCCACCCCGTCACGAGGCCGGTCACCATCCCAAGGAGCGTCAGACCGACGAACGCGGCCTCCTGCCTGAGTTCCGAGCGGGTGCTCACATCGTCCGTTGTCTTCTCAGATTCTTCCTGAATCGTCACGTTCCGGTCGCGGACAGCGTCTCGAATCGTTTCTTCCGAGGTGACGCTCCCGTCGTAGGTAATCCGGGCGTCCCCTGTTCGAAACGAGATGTCGACATCGTAGACGCCGGAGAGATCCTTGAGATGACGTTCGAGTGCTCGCGCTCCCGCGTCGCCACGACCACCTCGTCGTTCGATGTGGACAGTGCACGTCGAGAGAGACCGAGAGTCAGTAACAGCCACGTTCTCGACACCTATGCTGTGGTTTGATTTCACGTTTTATGTGGCCCCACGAGCATTCATCCGGTCCTGATCCGGGACACGAGTTGAAGATATCATCCAATGATCGTCACCGGGATCCGTGCTCGGCGGGTGACTGTCTCGGCGACACTCCCGAGGAACGCCCGGTCGATTCCTGACCGGCCGTGGCTACCCATAACGATCTGATCGATACCATGGTCTTCAGCGTATTCGAGGATCCCTCGAGCAGGTTTCCCGACTTCTGTGATCGTTTCGAGATCGAGATCGTACTCTATCGCGCGATCCGTGGCCGTCGTGTGAATTTTGGTAGCACGTTCTTGGGCGTTATCGTACCAGTCCTCTGCAACTGGCAGGCCACCGACCTCCACGTCGATTACCGAGTCGACCGGATTGATGACGTAAATCGTGGTGATCGTTGCGTCGGGGAAATTCTCGAGAGCGTACGTGAGCGCGCGCTCGGCAAGCGGAGAGCCGTCGACGGCGACGAGAACGTTGTCGGGCATACGCGTGGATTCGAGACGCGTCGAGAAGAGTGTAGTGCCGACAATTCGGCGGCTGGGAGTACGGTTAACTGCGATGTGCCCACAATCGGTAGTATGTCTAGTCTCCGTACATGGATCGACCAGCATCGCCTCCTGAGCTTCGGTGCAATCGCGTACGCGTTCACCTGGACCATCCAGGGCGCACTCGCGTACTCCGGTATGGAAGCCTCCTGGACGCACTCCATTCTGATCGGTTTCGGCGGATTCGGTCCGCCGATTGGCGCGGCGGTCGTCATCTGGGCCTCAGGTGGGAGCCTCCGTACCTGGGTCGGGCAGATGTTCAAGTGGCGGATCGGTGTGAAGTGGTGGGCGCTCGCAATCGGGCTCCCATTCGTCATCCTCTCGCTTGGCGTCTTGTTGTTCGTCGTAGCTGGGGGTCCGATCGACCTCACGGAGTTCGAGTCGCCGTTCATCTACCTGTTCGCGATGGCGTGGGGGACCGTGTGGGGCGGCGGCCAGGAGGATCTCGGTTGGCGTGGCTTTATGCTTCCCATCCTTCAGGACTCGTACAGCGCGCTGGTGTCGAGTGCCATCGTGGGCGTCACGTGGGCCGCTTGGCACCTCCCGCTGTTCCTGAACGCCACGACCACCCACGGCGGCTGGCCGCTCTCCCAGCAGCTCCTCTGGATGGTCTCCATCCTCGCGGGCTCGATCCTCTGGACGTGGATGTACAACAGCACCGGCGGAAGCGTCCTCGCCGTCGCGGTGTTTCACGCCGGTGTCAACGCGATGGGCATCTTTCACCCCGCCGATCCGGCGGCGCTCGTCCCGAACGGTGTGCCGGACCCCTGGCTGAACCTGCTCGCAGAGGTCACGGGCGCGCTCCCGCTCGTGGTGATCGCACTCCTCCTCGTCGTCGTCTACGGTTCGGATCGCCTCGCAAATCGCGACCCGCCAACCCCCCAGGACGCCGGGCTTCCGCCGGAGACCGAAGCGGAAACGGTCACGTGACCCACTGGGTCGTCGGTTAACACGGGCGGGTGACGGTCGCCAACGTATTTGTCGCGACCACACGACTATCCGCCCGTATGGCAGCATCGCTCCCGACCGAATTGATCGGTCGGGTGTCGAAACGAATCGGGTGGTACGTCAACCACGAGAACCTCCTCGTCCGATTCGTCTCCCTGTGGATTGTCGTCGCGAGCGCGTTCACCGCGGCGTGGCTCCTCAGTTACTTCTTCCTTCCCCAGGGGCTGTTACGCGGCGGGAATCCGGGCGCATCTACGGGGTACGCGGGGAGTATCACACGAGAGTTCTTGTGGCTGTTCGGGTGGAACGTCGGCGTCTCCCTGATCGCTATCGGCGCGAACACGCTTCGGTCGGTGAACACGCCGATGGGGTACGTCATCGAGGTCGTCCAGGCGCCCTGGTACGGGGCCGTTTGGGGGACCGGGTCTCTCGCCATCGGGACGGGAGCGCGCATCGTGCCGTCGCCGACCGTACTCGTCGAGCGGAGCGGGCCGATGGAGATCACCGCCATCGTCGCTATTGTCGTCGCTACCAGAGGCGTCATGATCTGGCGCCAGGAGTCAGGCCCACGGTGGCGGGAGGAGTTCGATCGCGTGCAGTCGCCCAGCGACTGGTCGCTGACACGACGCGAGTGGGCACTACTGATCGGTGGATATCTGCTGTTGGCAGTCGCGTGCTACCGCGAGGCGGTCGCGATAGCACAGATCGCCGGGTGAGCGGAACCGCGATCGTGTGACTCCGGATTCGGATGGGTTGTCCCTAATGAATTACGAGAATAGCGAGATGCTGAGCGTGGTCGATAGTCGTTCACAGCGTGACCTGCGCCTCGATTGAGGCCGTAGCCGCACCACGTGAACGCACGGGTCACTACTGGTTTATCATCTCTCCCTCCGTCCTAGCGGTAGATATGTCCTCAACAGCCATCTCGACAGAGGTACAGCAGTCGCTCGTCGCCACCGTCACCACCGAGACTATCCCTGGCCACGAGATTGTGGAGGTGCTCGGTATCGCCCGCGGCAACACCGTCCGCGCACGGAATGTGGGACGCGACATCACCCAGGGACTCCGAAATCTCGCTGGCGGAGAACTCAAGGCCTACTCGACGCTGCTCGCCGACGCTCGGGATCAGGCGATCGAGCGGATGGAAGCGGACGCACTTGAGATGGGAGCGGACGCTGTCGTGAACGTCCGGATGGAAACGTCCGAGGTTACCCAAGGCGCTTCGGAAGTGATCGCCTATGGGACGGCTGTCAAACTCGCCTGAGGAGACTGTCGTGGCCGGCGTCGAGCAGCCGCGGTCGAGTTTGAACCTGCTCGACACTACTCGCGACTGATCCGGTCGGTACTACACGTCGAGAGAACTGAGAGGATGTGCTTGCGGAGCCGATCGGTCGCAAGCGATCCAGTGACGTGTCCGTTCTCCAGTACGGACAGTGGCAGTCCCGCGTAGCCGGGCGCTGTCGGTTGTACTCGATGATGCGGTCGTATCGGGCAAGCAACGGGGAACAATCATCCGTCCCGACGGTACTGAACTCCTCCTCGAAATCGAGTATCTCACGGAGGTAGTCCGGCCGTCTCCGAGCCGGTTCGGCAGTCATCTTCCGATAGACGGACGTGACGAACATCTCGCCCAGCGCCGCCCCGGCGAAGATCGGGACGTATTGGTCGACGGTGTCGAAGCACGCCCGGTGGAGGTTGACCGCCCAGCCACCGAGGCTGAGACCCGAAGCGAGGACCGGACTGCTGGTACGCTTGCTCGCCTCGGTCGCGAGCGCGTCGATGAGACCGACCGAGGCGGCGAGCATCCCCACGAAGTTCTCGAGGTCACCCATTGCTCGGGCGTACTCCGTGTTCGATCCGCCGTGGAACGGGGCCTTGACGGCGATGACGTTGGCCGGGATCGCTTCGTCGGTCGTGACGAACAACCGCCGAAACGAGTTCGAACTGAACCACCCGAAGTCGAACGGTCGCTCGCCACTCCCGTGGTGATAGATAAGCGTCGGATAGTTCGGGCCACGCCATTGCCAAGGCATATACGCCGTCTCGAACGTCCCGATCGGTGTGTCGACGGTCACAGACTGCTCGCCAGCACGACTGAGGTCGTCGACGGTGGCCTCCGATTCACTCGCCACCTCGATGAGCGGTCGTGAGTCGAGCGACCGACCG
This window encodes:
- a CDS encoding YbjQ family protein, which codes for MSSTAISTEVQQSLVATVTTETIPGHEIVEVLGIARGNTVRARNVGRDITQGLRNLAGGELKAYSTLLADARDQAIERMEADALEMGADAVVNVRMETSEVTQGASEVIAYGTAVKLA
- a CDS encoding heavy metal translocating P-type ATPase — encoded protein: MAVTDSRSLSTCTVHIERRGGRGDAGARALERHLKDLSGVYDVDISFRTGDARITYDGSVTSEETIRDAVRDRNVTIQEESEKTTDDVSTRSELRQEAAFVGLTLLGMVTGLVTGWLEGSQILMWAGYGVAYVFGGWYGLKGAIETLRHRAVDIDLLMIVAAVGALSIGAPFEGAMLLFLFSLSNTLQHYAIGRSRRAIKSLVEMRPDEAQVLRDGEEVTVPIDDVDVGDVFVVRPGDRIPLDGVVASGEGTVDQASLTGESVPVPKEPGDEVFGGTINESGSLEIEVTRQAHESAISRLIHMVERAQSEKAPTQRLIDRLEQPYVLGVFGLTIAAIAVPLALGSEFTRTFYRAMTLMVAASPCAVIISTPAAVLSAIASGGRQGVLFKGGEHVETAANIDAVAFDKTGTLTQGDTQLTDVYVRDGTADRSLTDDGLLSLAAAVQARSEHHLARAIVAAAKERSLDVPDAQRFQSVAGKGVRADVEDRTIHIGNRSYFGTVLEEAAIEGLEPGLDRLQTLEAEGKTSVLVAREERDGVTVLGWLAFTDTIRPGAAEMIEDLRSLGVEHIVMLTGDNERVAQQIADEVGIDEVQAELLPEEKVATIEALVDRYENVAMVGDGVNDAPALATATLGIAMGGAGTDVALDTADVVLMGDDLSKIPYVFGLGRKTRRTLTVNLAIAFGAIALMVGTILLRGIPLPLAVVGHEGSTVLVSLNGLRLLGFRG
- a CDS encoding CPBP family intramembrane glutamic endopeptidase, with translation MSSLRTWIDQHRLLSFGAIAYAFTWTIQGALAYSGMEASWTHSILIGFGGFGPPIGAAVVIWASGGSLRTWVGQMFKWRIGVKWWALAIGLPFVILSLGVLLFVVAGGPIDLTEFESPFIYLFAMAWGTVWGGGQEDLGWRGFMLPILQDSYSALVSSAIVGVTWAAWHLPLFLNATTTHGGWPLSQQLLWMVSILAGSILWTWMYNSTGGSVLAVAVFHAGVNAMGIFHPADPAALVPNGVPDPWLNLLAEVTGALPLVVIALLLVVVYGSDRLANRDPPTPQDAGLPPETEAETVT
- a CDS encoding universal stress protein; protein product: MPDNVLVAVDGSPLAERALTYALENFPDATITTIYVINPVDSVIDVEVGGLPVAEDWYDNAQERATKIHTTATDRAIEYDLDLETITEVGKPARGILEYAEDHGIDQIVMGSHGRSGIDRAFLGSVAETVTRRARIPVTIIG